TACTTTAAAATACCACGTTTTGGTCCGGACGTGACTGATATACTCTATGAAGGAGATGCAGTTGCTTCTGTAGGAGAGATTGAGTTTAACAAATTTACTTATCTTTGTCGCGTGGCACATGCTATCTATAAAGAGAAAGTACCAATTTGGGATCccgactctactaaacttgctgaTTTCTCCACACATTTTTCGTTCACTATCGATACCCTAAATAGTTCCTTGTATGGTCATGGCATTGCATTTTTCCTCGCTCCGGTTGGTTTTCAGATTCCACCTAACTCAGATGGTGGTTTTCTTGGACTGTTCAATACTACCACCAGTGATTCAGCTCAGAACCAAATCGTTGTTGTTGAGTTTGACTCGTTTTCCAACCCCGAATGGGATCCTCCATTCGAACATGTTGGTATAAACAAGAATTCTATTGCTTCATCTGAGACAGCTCCTTGGAATGTTAGTTTACATAGTGGAGATCCTATTGATGCGTGGATTACTTACAATTCTACGACAAAAAATCTAAGTGTCTTTTGGAACTATGGAAAAGGCTCCAATTCCAGCATATCTTATATAATAAACCTTAGAGAGGTTCTGCCTTCATGGATAACGATAGGATTCTCTGCTGCAACGGGTAAAAATGTTGAAAGACATACACTTGAATCGTGGGAGTTCAGCTCGAGTCTTGATATGGAAGAGTTAGGGGGAAATGGTCGCAGAAAGATTGGATTGATTGCAGGGTTAACAGCATTAGGAGGAGTTTTGTTTGTGAGCGCGATTTTGGCTTTAGTAATATTGAGGAAATGGAGACGACGAAAGATGAAGAGAAATCCAGAGACAATAAGCTTAACATCTTTCAATGATGATCTTGAAAAGGGAACAGGACCGAAAAAGTTTTCTTATGAAGAGCTCGATACTTCAACCAATCACTTCTCAGAGGAACGAAAGTTAGGCGAAGGAGGATTTGGAGAAGTTTATAAAGGTTACCTCATAGATCTTGATATCGCGATTGCTGTGAAGAAGATCTCGAGAGGGTCTAAGCAAGGGAAAAAGGAATACATAACCGAGGTGAAGGTTATAAGTCGGTTAAGACATAGAAATCTTGTGCAGCTAATTGGTTGGTGTCATGACCAAGGTAAGTTCTTACTTGTTTACGAATTCATGCCAAATGGTAGTTTAGATTGTCACTTATTTGGTAAAAGGAATCCTCTTAGTTGGAATACGAGGTATAAGATATCACTCGGATTAGCATCCGCTTTGCTATATCTACACGAAGAATGGGAGCAGTGTGTGATCCACAGAGACATCAAATCGAGTAATGTAATGCTCGATTCGAGTTTTAATGTCAAGCTCGGTGATTTTGGCTTAGCTAGACTAATGGACCATGAATTAGGTCCTCAGACTACAGGATTGGCTGGAACTTTAGGTTATTTGGCTCCCGAATACATAAAAACAGGCCGAGCAAGTAAAGAGTCAGATGTATATAGCTTCGGAATAGTTGCACTAGAAATTGCAACTGGAAGAAAATCAGTAGATCCGGGGACGGGGAAATCTGATGCAGGGTTAGTGGAGTATGTTTGGGAGCTTTATGGTAAAGGAAAACTTCTTTCTGTTGTTGATGAGAAATTAAACCTGGATTTTGACGCGAAACAAGTAGAGCGATTGATGATTACCGGGTTATGGTGTGCTCATCCGGAGAGCAATCTGAGGCCATCCATAAGACAAGCAATTCATGTTCTGAATTTTGAGGCATCCTTGCCTAATCTACCTGTGAAAATGCCAGTTCCTGTGTATTATTTACCTGGTTCTGGTGAACTAGGAGTTAGCTTGGGGGAGCCTACAATGACTTGCACAAGCATAGATGTGGGTCGTTAATTATTTGCAATATTATGATATTGGTCTGAAATGAGTTTAATTGGAGCGACATGGTCAAACAAGGAATTATACAGCAGACCTCGATTTCCTTGAGATTGTAGCATAGTAGTAATAGTAGTTGTTGTAGTAGTAGTATTTTGTGTAATCCAGAGGCTTGTGAATCTTTTGTGAATGTACAAATTATAAAAGCTTTCATGTAACATTGGGTGTAAGATTGTGAAAATTCTTTTAAGTTCCGAATGAATATAAGGCAAATTCATTGAGAAATTTAAACATTTCCTAGGGTGGAGATtgctttttattttcttctttccaaGGGAACGATACAACATATTAGATCATACACTATACTTCTCCTTTGGTTCATCGCCTCTTGCCCATTCCCTAGAATACACTcatagaagaaaaaagaaagcaaggaaagaTTAGAAAACAAAATCCATAGATTGCTTTTGCTTGGCAAGTTACCCTCTCCTACCTCAACAATGGTATATCTATCCGCCCGTGCACAAGATGAGATCGACTACTCTGCCACCATTGTTCCAAAAGGTTTTTTATTCAAAAGGACGAAAAATAAATAGTTTATTCATAATCTTATAGACTCCATAGAGCGTTATTGATCAATTGCTCTTTCCTAAAGCAGGGGAAGGGAATTTTATTATTAATGTACATAAAGTAAATCCTTATATAAATGGAAACTAAAGTACCAAAATTTTAAGTCTAAAAGTGCAAGATATATTCAGAGTTACAAAGGACTAAAGAAAGAATAGTTCTATATGAATACCATAAGGTCCAGCACTTCCAAGAACATTGACAATGATCAAGAACCTAGTATTCTTCAGCTTTTTCTTTGGTTTCTACATTAACATCTTTTCAGGGAGTATTTTCATCAATCTTATCATATCCTACTATTTTCAGTATGGAGCATAAATAtagattttgaaaaataattttgaaaccATAATTTCAAAGATATAGTGGGTTCAATGCTAAGAACTTTAAAAGTGAAGCCTTCGAGTTTAAATTCTGAATCAAGCTAATGCCTCTAGTTAATCACAATCAAGCTACATAGTTATAGTTATTGAATATAATGAAACAAGATATGTATGTGATATGGAAAATTCAAGGGTCAAGACCAATGCAACGATAGTACAAGGCTTCTTTGCAAGATCCAACTCAAGATAATACTAGTGCCATCGTActgaacaaaaaaaaatattcccTTCATTCCAATTTATATAACAATATTTTCTTACTGgtccatttaaaaaaaaatgacatATCATTATATTTGACAATATTTTAGCTTTAAACTTTCtatttatccttaatgagaatTTTTGTCATGACATATTTAATATCACAAGTTTCAAAAAATCTATCTTTCTTCCTTATACTCCcttcgttcacttttacttgacatttatactaaaaatagattttcatttttacttgtcactttacgcATATTAAGAGAAGCCAATTTTTTTTTCCTGTTATACCCacaatatttattactcatttcaaatcattttctcaaatccaataaaatatgcatcaatcagtatgagtatcatggtaaattatgcatttcatttattatttcttaacgGACATGAAAAGTCAAAACGTGCCGGAGGGAGTAACTCCATGATGAGTCAAACTATGTTATATAAATTGGAACTCTCAAATTCCACCAATCATTTGCAGAAGAATTGCATCAAAGTATTTTCTGAAATATAATGGCTTGAATATAGCGGAATTCATACAAATTCTAACTTAAGAAATTCGGGGTCGAGGCACGTTCATTGATTCATTAACtgattttcataaaaataaggAGTTCCCACTAATATGATCTTCAAAGCCAAGCAATCTATTTATAAAATACAGACGTAAAGTAGCTTACAGAAAAAGACCATTTGCAAAATGTTGCATCATCATGTCAAACATTTAACAGAGCTGGATTTGCAGTGGCTGTGCCCACTTGTACTTCAGACAATTCtttatacggtcaaaatcaggtATGTCCGATTCGTAGGCTCGAAGAGTCGCTTCGAGCCTAAGTTcaaaattgtgatgacccaaaaggtcattttATGTTTTAGAACCCGATttcgtgttctgaggccttaaaaacctcatttttatCTCTTcacgatttgcgtgcgtagtccgggcgtatttctggaaagcttttatgtggaaaattgatgaaataataacttttggcctaaaaagttgattttagttgacttcggccaacgttttgagtaaatggacccggatccgtgttttgacggtcccgatggatccgtagtaaaatatgggacctgggcgtatgaccggaatcaaattccgaggtccctagcccgagaaatgaattttagaTAAAATTATAAGACTGAAATTATAATGGTTTAAAGAATTTTGGAAATATTTGGTCTCGTTGGTATcgagctcgtattttggttccggagtccggtacaagtttattatgatatttaagacttatctgtgaaatttggtgagaaacggagttggtttgacgtgattcgtacgtccggttgaaaagttagaagttttaaaactttcttgaaaatttcatgcaatttggtgctaaattcgtagttctagatgttattctggcaatttgatcgctcgagcaagttcgtagGACGTTTTAAGACTTgggtgcatgtttgatttggagccccaagggctcgggtgagtttcggataggctacgagaTGATTTGCACTTAAAACATCTGGTGTGTTTGTTGTTTCTTGTATGCTGCTATTTGGTGTCGTGATCACGAAGTGCAAGCTGGGCTGGAGAGGAATTTCTTATACGTGAACGAGAGGCTTCGGTCACGAATGCAGAGCACTGGGGGGttagctcttcgcgaacgcgaccggcCTTACGCGAACGCGTGTGTATTGGAGGTGGGCTGAGAATTTAATGAGTTGTTCTACGCGAACACGGTCCTAGGCCCGCGAATGCGATAGTCAGGGGGGACAGACCATCGCGAACACGTgcaactcttcgcgaacgcgaaagccTTTCTGGCCGATGTGCATCGCGGTCACGACATGtacctcacgaacgcgatgaagactTGTCCAGTGTTTTAAAACAGACTTCAAAAACGAGAATTGTTCCAAATTTCATATCTTCTTCACTAGAACTCaaccttgggcgatttttgaagagggaattcaacaccaaatcataagTTTGTActctttaactcatttcctttaatttctatcaacacccattagattctAGTCCTAAATCTTGTTCTTAAGGGTAAAAAATTAGGAATTTTGGATGAATTGAGGATTTtgcaaatttgggaatttagacttCAATTTGGGATCGGAATGgggaactaattacatatttgggctcgagggtgaatgggtgaatgagttttggtctgaaccttgagtttgaccaagcgggtccagggtcggtttttgacttttggggggaAATGTTAGGAaatttataattatatattggaattgatttctttagctataattgatgttattaagttaattatgactagattctATCTGTCCGGA
This genomic stretch from Nicotiana sylvestris chromosome 9, ASM39365v2, whole genome shotgun sequence harbors:
- the LOC104222792 gene encoding L-type lectin-domain containing receptor kinase IX.1-like produces the protein MIPFMSSKMNSISLFITFFLIPFVNSVYFKIPRFGPDVTDILYEGDAVASVGEIEFNKFTYLCRVAHAIYKEKVPIWDPDSTKLADFSTHFSFTIDTLNSSLYGHGIAFFLAPVGFQIPPNSDGGFLGLFNTTTSDSAQNQIVVVEFDSFSNPEWDPPFEHVGINKNSIASSETAPWNVSLHSGDPIDAWITYNSTTKNLSVFWNYGKGSNSSISYIINLREVLPSWITIGFSAATGKNVERHTLESWEFSSSLDMEELGGNGRRKIGLIAGLTALGGVLFVSAILALVILRKWRRRKMKRNPETISLTSFNDDLEKGTGPKKFSYEELDTSTNHFSEERKLGEGGFGEVYKGYLIDLDIAIAVKKISRGSKQGKKEYITEVKVISRLRHRNLVQLIGWCHDQGKFLLVYEFMPNGSLDCHLFGKRNPLSWNTRYKISLGLASALLYLHEEWEQCVIHRDIKSSNVMLDSSFNVKLGDFGLARLMDHELGPQTTGLAGTLGYLAPEYIKTGRASKESDVYSFGIVALEIATGRKSVDPGTGKSDAGLVEYVWELYGKGKLLSVVDEKLNLDFDAKQVERLMITGLWCAHPESNLRPSIRQAIHVLNFEASLPNLPVKMPVPVYYLPGSGELGVSLGEPTMTCTSIDVGR